The Deltaproteobacteria bacterium genome includes the window TCCATCAGTCGGTGAGAAGGGTGATGACGGCAAAGGACCGGTTTCTTGGCAAACCGCCCCATATCTCTCTGGATAGGGTTAGAGCGTATTTCAAGCGCAAGACGCCGGACAGGGCATAGGGTGGAGAACTTCCGGATCCGAGGCGACAGACCCGGATACCCAGCAATACCCAAGGCCGGTTTCAGCGTTCATATTCAGGTCCGTCGACAATGATCCGCCCCGGGAGGCTGGTCAGGTCCCTTGACAGAAGGGGCTATATTATCTATTCTCGGCCAAATTTTTCGGGGCTTAAAGGAAACCAAAGAGAATACAGCGGTGCTTGAGTATCCTGTCGGCTTGGAACCCTTTAAGGGAGGAGAGGAATGCCGGTCTATACCTGGGTTGCGGAGACACGGAAAGGTCGGGTGATAAAAGGAGAACTGGAGGCCGTGGATGAAAAATCGGCAGCCCTCCAGCTAAAACGGCGTAATCTTACGGTTAAGAAGCTTAAGGTCAAGCCGAAGGATCTCTTTGAAAATCTCTCTTTTATGAAGCCGAAGGTGACCAGCAAAGACATCGTCATCTTCACCCGGCAGTTTTCAACCATGATCGACGCGGGCCTTCCTCTTGTGCAGGGCCTTACCATTCTTGCGGACCAGACCGAAAACAAGACCTTTAAGGGCATCCTTAAGCAGGTTGTGAAAGACGTGGAAGGGGGATCGAGCCTTGCCGAGGCCATGGAGAAGCACCCCAAGGTGTTCGATGACCTCTTCGTCAATCTGGTCGCGGCCGGTGAGGTGGGAGGGATTCTGGATACGATCCTCCAGCGCCTGGCAACGTACATAGAGAAGGCGGAAAAACTCAAGTCCCGGATCAAAGGGGCCATGACCTACCCCATTGTCGTGGTCGCAATTGCCGTCATCGTTATCGCCGTGATCATGATCTTTGTCATTCCGGTATTTCAGGAGATGTTTGCAAGCTTTGGCAAGGCCCTCCCCATTCCCACGCAGATGGTGGTGGCGATGAGCAATTTTACCAAAGGCAATATTCACTACATGGTCGGTGGCTTCGTGGTCCTGGCGTTCTTGTTTAAAAGATACCGGGCCACGGCAAGCGGCAGGAAGACCACGGACACCCTGGCACTCAAGCTGCCCATATTCGGCCCCTTGCTGAAAAAGGTGGCGGTGGCCAGATTCTCCAGGACCCTGGGGACGATGATCAGCAGCGGGGTCCCTATCATAACCGCCCTGGAAATTGTTGCCAAGACATCGGGCAATGTGGTGCTCGAAGAGGTGATACTCGAGGTCCGTTCCAGCATCGCCGAGGGACAGCCCATTGCCGAACCCCTTTCAGAAAATGAGATATTTCCCAGCATGGTCGTTCAGATGATCGCGGTGGGCGAGGCGACGGGGGCGCTGGACACGATGCTCGGGAAGATCGCAGACT containing:
- a CDS encoding type II secretion system F family protein, which translates into the protein MPVYTWVAETRKGRVIKGELEAVDEKSAALQLKRRNLTVKKLKVKPKDLFENLSFMKPKVTSKDIVIFTRQFSTMIDAGLPLVQGLTILADQTENKTFKGILKQVVKDVEGGSSLAEAMEKHPKVFDDLFVNLVAAGEVGGILDTILQRLATYIEKAEKLKSRIKGAMTYPIVVVAIAVIVIAVIMIFVIPVFQEMFASFGKALPIPTQMVVAMSNFTKGNIHYMVGGFVVLAFLFKRYRATASGRKTTDTLALKLPIFGPLLKKVAVARFSRTLGTMISSGVPIITALEIVAKTSGNVVLEEVILEVRSSIAEGQPIAEPLSENEIFPSMVVQMIAVGEATGALDTMLGKIADFYDDEVDAAVEAMTSLLEPLLMVFLGGSIGGLVIAMYLPIFSMAAAMGS